Within Natator depressus isolate rNatDep1 chromosome 6, rNatDep2.hap1, whole genome shotgun sequence, the genomic segment GTCACTGAAATCAGCACCAGATCCAAGGCCCCACTAAACCCAGAAACCTCCCCTTGGCATTGTCCCAACTGGCTATTTATATGTCAAGGAGGAAGGAAACcacactgtggggccattttccttCCCTCACTTGAGCATGCACCTAGGCAGTGTTTTCCTTGATCTCTTCTTGGAGCAGTGGGCATGGTCTGGGATTCTCTGCTCCCCCTTTGCCCTACTCTTGTCCCTGCACTCTTGTCTTTTGTCCTGATCAATTGACCCAACTTTTTCTGCCACCCTTCCCCTCTGATTGAGGGGAGTGGACAATCACTATTTTTGCTACATGGGGCCTCCTTTGAAAAGTCTGGTCCTTCTCAACTAGAAGTCAGAGACTACTaactgcagggggagggacaCAGGAGCTTCTACACCAGCTGTCCATCAGCAGAGAATCATCGTGTGTGGTGGAGATGCATTAGATAATTGCTGTGTGCTCCTTGACCTAGACAAGAATCTAACCCCTTGTTTTGTCTAGTTCTGCTATTTAACTGGAAACTCATCCTTCCTCTTCTCTCACGCATATTCCGGGCACCAGGGGCAATCCTGGATTATTTTAGCTTTTTCAAGTAGTACAATGTCTTGAATTGGAAATTTTTAATATATACCCTGCCCTTTTCTCCACTCATTCAAAGGACCTGGGGGAGCATTactggggaaaacactgcaatAAAATGCACCCTTGTaaatgtgccaggttgcagcatTTTAATGTTAGAGGTAATATTTCAGCACGCCTTGGAATTCTGGAGAGGTTGAAGTTACTGCTCCAGATCTGACCCAGGTTTGCAGTGACCAAAGTTTATCGTGTGATAGCTCTGCATACCCGTGACCTGCAGAATCCTCACCATCATAACGTTTCCCAACGAAGTTTCATCCCTAAGAGGACTGGATGACATCAGGGACCTGAAGGTGGACTGAAAAATCACTGGTTGCTCCAGGGGaaactccagctggggcctctgggCCCAGGCTGGCCTCCTTTGGCTATGTGAAACTGAAAGAAAAGAGCTGAACTCCGGTCCTGGGACAGCTAATTTGCTGTGTAATCAGGGAGCCTTGTTGTGTGACAGGCAGTTAGCTCCTTTCTCATTACGGGGGGTAGGAAGTCTCTGAAGAGTCTGCTTCTCCGCAGCCTAGTTGGGGCTGCTACATGGCCCTAGCAAATAAACTTTGGCATGCTGTGCTTATTTTTCCTAGTTTGATTGCACCTCTCCTGCCAAGCTAAGGGCCTCCCAGATTCTGATAACTTCTTTTTGTTGCACCAGATCAATACATGGAAGGTCCTCTCGTGGGTTAGGTGTGGTTCTTTTCCCTGATCAAAGAGACTCTTGTATGAAATGGGGAAACTCTGTGTTGCCTTGACCAATGCACTCTATGAGAAATGAATTGATGCCCTCAGCCCAGTGTCTAGAGTACATATGCCCATGTTACAGCTATCATTACAATGGGCACCGCAATAATGGCTTATTAGCAGGGAGCCCAGGGATTCAAGGGAGATTGAACAACCTTCTCGGCCCTCAAGATGAACCCTTCAGAAAAGGGTTAAGACAAGTTAATATGGTGCTGAGAGGAAGTTTTCACTGCCTCTGTCTGTGTTCTAGCTGTTCTGAGGGTGGAGGTCTGCAGCATTCAAGGCCCTTTTCAGTACCACTAAAATCATTTAcggttttaaaaaattaatttaaaaaaggaaatctaatggGGGACAATGGGGAAATACTGTATCTTTGAAAATGCTTTTCCCCAAAGGAGAAGCCCCTAGCCACTATCATTGTATTTGAATTACTGACTCAATTATAATGGGTATATCACATATGTACAGATCCAGTTTGCAGGGGACTCAGTAGCACTGGCAGGTTTACCTGACTTGCCTGATGCACAAACGTTCAGCACCGTATCCCGAGCTCAGTTGCAAATCTAGAGCAGCAACGTTGATCCCAGTGGAGTTTTTCTGGAGCTACACTaaagtaactgagatcagagtcttGCCTGTTGTCTTTTTATAAATGATGGTCTTACAGTATAAAATCAATCGTTACCTTTAAAGAGAATGTAATCCACGAGAACCAGTTTAGCATGCTGGTCAAATTCTTCAAAAAGCTTTGGGATTTTTCCTTTGGTCTTCTTGTTAATATTCTGATTTATGATATTTTTTGCATGGGTGGAGTTCTGAAAATCCACATTTAAGAATTCCAAATCAAAGTACTGCTTGGATAGATTAAGGAAAGGCTCCTTCAGTCTGAAGTTCTTTTGAACAAAAGACAAACTGCCTCTCTGCAGAACAAGCTCTTCATTCTCTGTGATGTTATCTTTCAGTTGTTTAAACAAAGTTGGCAACTGATGAAAATTCTCTTTGCCCTGCAAAAGATGGAGGTTTGTACCCTGAACGATTTGCTTGTAGGTTTCCCCTTTAGCCGCGAGCATGAAGACAGCCATCACAAATGACATAGAGAGCGGGGAGAAAAACACGTTATTGTCATGCTTCAGTGCTATTTTCCTGTAGAGATTGAATCCAAAATTCATGTTCTTTTCAGTGAGGTTGTAAAGAGTGAACTCTAGAGGGACTTGCTCTTCAAATGGCTCTGCGGTCTCAAGATTCTGCAAGAGACTCTCCTCTTTATCTTTCTTTTGATTTCCATTCTTGCCAAGAGATGTGCTTAATTCAGTGCACATTTCACATAAGAGAAGAAGGCAAATCCCTGCTTTCATTTTGGAGTCCAGCAGTGAGCTTCTTTCTTGTCAAGAAAGTGAAAAGAAACAACAAAGTCAatgacaatttttctttttttaaattgaaaataccTTGCTTCTGGGTTCCAAATAAAGAGGTCATGGAGATAGCCAAATGGTTTGAAGTTCCTTCTACCATGTAATTctcaccaacccctccaccacAAGTTACACACCAATGTAAAGTTTGAATGGCCAATACCCAAATCAAAAGTCAAAGTGAAAGTAATGGAAGAGAGAAGTATCCATTCTTTCAAAATGGGTGCAAAAGAGATGTCATGACCTTTAGCAAGGGGCTCACTTCATATGCTACCTACAGTTCATGATGAAAGTCCCTCACTATCTTCCTATGTTAAATTGAAGCCTGTCTTAAAAGAATAGGTCCAAATTTTCAGATGAGGCACCAATTTGAGAtcaagggtctgattttcaaaagtgcttagcccATTCATCTCcacctgaagtcaatgagaactacctatttttaatgtaataaataCAAACGTAGAAAGCGAGAGAAATACCTTGTTGACCATTAAAGGGCTAGTGTGTATAATGTGCAGTATGTATAAAAATACCAGCATTGAGTTTCTGCACAATGTATACTAAAAAAGTCAAACTGTAACCACTAGTTCTGAGTCCCATACATGAGAAACTCTGAGAGTTGaccatactttaaaaaaacatgatTGGGAGAATTCAAAAGTTTTACATTTCAAATTGCTAGAGAATCCTTTGAAAAATTACTAGAGGTTTTGTGAATAACTTGGACCTTCTTTTCTAGGGAAAATTAGCCTGAATGACATGTAAGTGTGTTTTTCCAGTTACACAGAAACTTTCAGGTAGGAGAAAAGCAAAACGTGAATAATAATTTTTGAAAAGACCAGTGgtcctgggcctgattttcctctgatTGTTTACACCCGTGTAAACCAGGTGTAACTTTACTGAAGCCACAGGAATGATGATTGTGAAAGACTGGTATAAGGCAGAGGAGGATCACACCCAGGCCTCTTACTTTTTAATTCAGCTGTGCAAGCCTGTGAAAATGAAATCTTTTGTTTTAGAAACAGGATGGCAATAGCACAAGAAGGAATTAAATATGAATGACCCTTCCAGACACACATCCCCTACATCCATCTGGAGGATAATAGAAGACTTATTGTTACCATGGAACCAACGCCTGCTATTTTGTTAAGTAAGTGTACTCTTTCCAGCTGTGAGTACTGACTGTGTTGTGGAATGGCTCTGCCCTAGGAAAACCCCACAGTGAGGAGGGGAAATGACAGGTACTCCAGATTTTCATGATGTCTGTAATAATGCCTCCTCCCTTGTTGAATAGTCACTCTGAATATTGAGCACCTGTGCTGGTGGACAGCAGGGATTCAAATGCTTTCTTGGCAAGAGTGAGGTAGCTTGATGTCTTTCTAATAGTTGAATAGGCTGCTTGTGAACTTCAGATGTGGTTCACCTTTAACAGCAGCTCCCCCATTGCGGAACAAGATTGCTCTTATGTTCATGGATTTGTGTAAAAGCAATAGATGAACTAGTCCTACAAACATGAAGGAGTGTACAGTTGTGAACCTTGGAGTAAGCGGACTGCTCAGAAGAATGACTTAGACATAGTACGTTTTGCTGACGTTCCTATTGAATAGGGAAGGTGGGACATATTACTTCCCTCTAGCCTTGCAAACAAGACTGCACCCTCTTAATTTTCATGTTACTGTTTCTGTCTACTGAGCTATGATGAGGTTGTGAGGCCCTGGACTGAGAATCCAATACCATTGCAAACAATTAAGGAAATTCGTCATTCCCTTTCACTTTCCATTTGTCTGATATGGATTATTTATTCTTACAGCCAGAGTGGTGCCCAGGCCATGTGTAGTATCACCTCTGATTCTTTTACTTATCAAATATTGTTTTGTAAGATCCGGTGAATGCTGAAGTGGGCTTGTGAATGGACTGAGGGTGAGACACTTATACTATGTTTGGAATATTATTATTCTCTATCACAAGCAGTGATTTCTAAGCAACATTCATGCAAAGGCATGTTCTGTAAAACCTtgcctttttgaaaatttaactttCTTATTGCCCCAATTTAACATCCAAATTTGCTCATGCAAAATCCAAAATTTGCATGTGAAAATGGAAGTTGCTTATATAAATCACATAGATGCGTAACTTTTCCATCTACATGTCGAACTGCCATTTCTGCATTTAAATCCAAGATACTGAACATACAAAATAACCAGagcaaatttaaaaacaatgtgTGAATTGCTTGCCATACAATATAGGATAGAATATCACTTTAATACAATATTTTGAATTTGCTTATTTTCAGACAGGAAATCCCACCCAGATTAGAAGGGAGTTCTGTTAGGACAGCTAGAAAGAAAAATGATCTGGTGCCATTTGAAATTTCATTCTGCACCCGTTCTCTTTGTATAAGAGTGATTATAAGAATGAAGAAGAGGTATGAAAAGATTGATTCTGTTAAATAAGCCATCATTAAAATAGTAGGCTTTTAGTTAACTAGATGGAAAGAACAGTCTCAATAGATGTTTTGTTGTTAAGGGATATCTGAACTCTAACA encodes:
- the SERPINA10 gene encoding protein Z-dependent protease inhibitor; its protein translation is MKAGICLLLLCEMCTELSTSLGKNGNQKKDKEESLLQNLETAEPFEEQVPLEFTLYNLTEKNMNFGFNLYRKIALKHDNNVFFSPLSMSFVMAVFMLAAKGETYKQIVQGTNLHLLQGKENFHQLPTLFKQLKDNITENEELVLQRGSLSFVQKNFRLKEPFLNLSKQYFDLEFLNVDFQNSTHAKNIINQNINKKTKGKIPKLFEEFDQHAKLVLVDYILFKGKWLHPFNTRFTELETFYIDKYRNVQVPMMFKSDMVASTLDKNLRCIVLKLPYRGSAHMLIAMPEKEGDYASLEDHITAELVESWLRNMKTRKMDIFFPKFKLDQKYQMHELLHALGIRNLFTKRADLSQLTDQRFVKVSKIIQRAVIEVDEKGTEAAAVSGSEITAYSMPPTIKVTQPFLFMIYEETFKTLLFMGRVVNPTEL